Sequence from the Fulvivirga ligni genome:
TCAATATAACAAGGATGATCCCTGGTTTATGAAAGTGAAAATCAAGCATAAACCTCATAAGAAAGCAAAATGGTTGATTCGCTTCTTGGGACTTCCGTTTAAGCTTTTCCCCAAAAATTTTGATGGTTGGGCAGATGATACTATTCAAAAAATGGGAGTGCATTCTACCACACATATTGATGCTCCCTGGCACTATTCACCTATAGTAAAGGGTGAAAAAGCCAAAACTATAGATGAAATTCCTTTAGAGTGGTGCTTTGGTGAAGGTCTTGTTATTGATATGAAGCATAAGCCTGATTTTGAGGCTATTGAGGTTGCTGATATTGAAGATTTTCTGGCCAAAGAAAGCTTGGAACTTGCTCCAGGTTTGATCGTGTTGATTAAAACTGGCCGTGACAAGTTTAACGGTAAGAAAGACTTTCATAAAAAAGGCACTGGCATGAGTGCGGCCGCTACTGAGTGGCTAATCAAAAAAGGGATAAAGGTGATGGGCATAGATTCCTGGGGATGGGATCTGCCACTTCCATATATGTTGCAGAAAGCGAAGGAAACCAATAACTCTGAGTTGTTCTGGGAAGCACACCTAGTGGGGCGTGACCATGAATATTGCCATATGGAGCAGTTAGTGAATCTGGATGCACTGCCCTACACAGGTTTTAAAGTGGCCGTTTTTCCATTAAAAATTGTAGGTGCCTCTGCGGCCCCGGCCAGAGTGGTAGCTATGCTGGATAATTAAAAATCTGGACGATGCGCAAAATAAGAATTATAGGCTGTGTTTGTTTTCTTATTTTAAATACATGCGTCTACGCTCAAAAATCTCATTTTGCTCCATCCAAAGATCTAAAGATTCATTATCAGGTATTGGGCATTGGAGAGCCTGTTTTAATTATAAATGGTGGCCCCGGATTTAGTAGTGAAGGCTTTTTACCATTGGCCAGGAAAATAGCCTCTCTCGGATATCAAGCTATTCTCTATGATCAACGTGGTACTGGTAAGTCATCCATCCAGCCATTAGACAGCACCACCATCACTATGGATCTGATGAATGCCGATATTGAAGCCATCCGTAAGCATTTGGGTTATGAGAAGTGGATAGTTTTGGGCCATTCCTTTGGTGGAATTATGGCCTATTATTATACCTCTAAATATCCTGAAAAGGTAAAAGGTATGATTCAGTCATCTTCTGGCGGCATAGACCTTACCCTGCTTTCGACTTCTGGTATTTTATCTCGTCTCACAACCTGGGAAAGAGACTCTCTTCAGTATTGGAATACTCGTATGTCAGAACATATTGCAGGAGCTAGAGAACATTACTACAGCTACCTAGCGCGGGCATATGTGTTAGATAAGTCTCACGTAGCGGCTGTTACAGAAAGATTATTACAGGGTAACTTATTTCTTAACGGACTCGTTTGGCAAGATCTGAGACGTATCAATTATGATTGTAAAGAACAACTGAAAAACTTTCAGGGGCCCGTTTTAATTATTCAAGGCCAGCAAGATGT
This genomic interval carries:
- a CDS encoding cyclase family protein; translation: MKIIDLSKPIQYNKDDPWFMKVKIKHKPHKKAKWLIRFLGLPFKLFPKNFDGWADDTIQKMGVHSTTHIDAPWHYSPIVKGEKAKTIDEIPLEWCFGEGLVIDMKHKPDFEAIEVADIEDFLAKESLELAPGLIVLIKTGRDKFNGKKDFHKKGTGMSAAATEWLIKKGIKVMGIDSWGWDLPLPYMLQKAKETNNSELFWEAHLVGRDHEYCHMEQLVNLDALPYTGFKVAVFPLKIVGASAAPARVVAMLDN
- a CDS encoding alpha/beta fold hydrolase; the encoded protein is MRKIRIIGCVCFLILNTCVYAQKSHFAPSKDLKIHYQVLGIGEPVLIINGGPGFSSEGFLPLARKIASLGYQAILYDQRGTGKSSIQPLDSTTITMDLMNADIEAIRKHLGYEKWIVLGHSFGGIMAYYYTSKYPEKVKGMIQSSSGGIDLTLLSTSGILSRLTTWERDSLQYWNTRMSEHIAGAREHYYSYLARAYVLDKSHVAAVTERLLQGNLFLNGLVWQDLRRINYDCKEQLKNFQGPVLIIQGQQDVVSMELAEIAEGTLPNSEVVILPECGHYGWLDQEAKYFSAIASFLDTF